In Geminicoccaceae bacterium, a single window of DNA contains:
- a CDS encoding NAD(P)-dependent oxidoreductase, with protein sequence MKRVLLTGAAGGVATMIRPMLRDIYPEMVLSDIAPVDDLAANETFIEARLSDMAACERICEGVDGIIHLGGYSVEAEWETIHEANIVGCFNLFEAARRKGVKRVVFASSNHAVGFYRRTKRISTDQRVRPDGLYGVSKAYGEALGSLYADKYGLRVLSIRIGNVGMLPLDERRLAIWIHPEDLVQLCRIGLEHPDLHCEIVYGASDNDRAWWDNHIAYGLGYTPAHRSEDHVQHALAEQAKMPRNAIGDTFQGGSFCADGFAGDPQRL encoded by the coding sequence ATGAAAAGGGTATTGTTGACAGGTGCCGCAGGAGGCGTCGCCACGATGATTCGGCCGATGCTGCGCGACATCTATCCGGAAATGGTGCTGAGCGACATAGCGCCGGTCGATGACCTCGCGGCCAATGAGACCTTCATCGAGGCACGGCTGTCCGACATGGCGGCATGCGAGCGTATCTGCGAAGGCGTCGACGGCATCATCCACCTCGGCGGCTATTCGGTCGAGGCCGAGTGGGAGACCATTCACGAGGCGAACATTGTCGGTTGTTTCAACCTGTTCGAGGCGGCGCGTCGCAAGGGAGTGAAGCGCGTGGTCTTCGCCTCCTCCAACCACGCCGTCGGCTTCTACCGGCGTACGAAACGCATCAGCACCGACCAGCGCGTACGCCCTGACGGGCTTTATGGTGTCAGCAAAGCCTATGGTGAGGCGCTGGGTTCGCTCTATGCCGACAAATACGGTCTGCGGGTGCTGTCGATCCGCATCGGCAATGTCGGCATGCTGCCACTCGACGAACGTCGGCTGGCGATATGGATCCATCCTGAAGATCTGGTCCAGCTCTGCCGCATCGGCCTCGAACACCCCGACCTGCATTGCGAAATCGTCTACGGGGCCTCCGATAACGACCGGGCATGGTGGGATAACCACATCGCCTACGGGCTCGGCTATACACCTGCCCACCGTTCGGAAGATCATGTGCAGCATGCGCTGGCCGAACAGGCCAAGATGCCCCGCAATGCCATCGGCGACACCTTTCAGGGCGGATCCTTCTGCGCCGATGGCTTCGCTGGCGATCCACAGCGGTTGTAG
- a CDS encoding PD-(D/E)XK nuclease-like domain-containing protein, whose translation MNPLALSGPLTEPGAYRMPAAEYHADPAPRPSLSSSLASILLERSPAHAAARHPRLTDPVAFETTRNMDFGSAMHELLLGGEVRVVTVNAPDWRTRAARASREEIRKACGIPVLAGDWPRMARMLAAAREQLARAGMAWAFSPARGFSEVSAFWQEEAAGAPIWGRARFDWIDPEAGLILDYKTTSMPLSMWKRRALMELPGRVQPAWYRRAAGRLGVKRPRFAFVVQETVEPFGLMVFEPGPRLLERGRADIDHAAASWSRCLGRGEWPGYPAKVETMEPPAPRKRSNPLRKGRRWAKSR comes from the coding sequence ATGAACCCGCTCGCCCTTTCCGGCCCATTGACCGAGCCGGGCGCCTACCGGATGCCCGCCGCCGAATACCATGCCGATCCGGCGCCGCGTCCCTCGCTGTCCTCGTCGCTGGCCTCGATCCTGCTGGAGCGCTCGCCGGCCCATGCCGCCGCGAGGCATCCGCGCCTGACCGATCCGGTGGCGTTCGAAACGACGAGGAACATGGATTTCGGCTCGGCGATGCACGAGCTGCTGCTGGGCGGCGAGGTGCGGGTGGTGACGGTCAATGCGCCGGACTGGCGCACCAGGGCGGCACGGGCGAGCCGGGAGGAGATCAGGAAAGCCTGCGGCATCCCGGTGCTGGCGGGCGACTGGCCGCGCATGGCGCGGATGCTGGCCGCCGCCCGCGAGCAGCTGGCCCGTGCGGGCATGGCCTGGGCGTTCTCGCCGGCGCGCGGCTTTTCGGAAGTCTCGGCCTTCTGGCAGGAGGAGGCGGCGGGCGCGCCGATCTGGGGCCGCGCCCGGTTCGACTGGATCGACCCGGAGGCCGGGCTGATCCTCGACTACAAGACGACCTCGATGCCGCTGTCGATGTGGAAGCGGCGGGCGCTGATGGAGCTGCCCGGCCGGGTGCAGCCGGCATGGTACCGGCGTGCGGCCGGGCGGCTGGGGGTGAAGCGGCCGCGCTTTGCCTTCGTCGTGCAGGAGACCGTCGAGCCGTTCGGGCTGATGGTCTTCGAGCCCGGCCCGCGCCTGCTCGAACGCGGCCGCGCGGACATCGATCACGCGGCGGCGAGCTGGTCGCGATGTCTCGGCCGGGGCGAATGGCCCGGCTACCCGGCGAAGGTCGAGACGATGGAGCCGCCGGCACCGCGCAAGCGGAGCAATCCGTTGCGCAAGGGGCGGCGCTGGGCCAAAAGCCGATGA
- a CDS encoding helix-turn-helix transcriptional regulator produces MPLPERSADLVLVVGERLAATRRALELTQEQLAEQVGVSRGALGNWEQGTRLPDPATMLRLRQRYGVTLDWIYGGDPSGLPQRLASKILGRTSIP; encoded by the coding sequence ATGCCACTACCCGAACGTAGCGCCGACTTAGTGCTTGTTGTCGGGGAACGCCTCGCCGCCACGCGGCGCGCGCTTGAACTCACCCAAGAGCAGCTCGCAGAGCAAGTCGGCGTTTCGCGAGGCGCGCTTGGGAATTGGGAACAAGGAACGAGGCTTCCCGATCCTGCCACGATGCTTCGCTTGAGACAGCGTTATGGCGTGACTCTCGACTGGATCTACGGGGGTGATCCGTCAGGTTTGCCGCAGCGTTTGGCATCCAAAATCCTGGGGCGAACGTCTATCCCATAG
- a CDS encoding transposase, producing the protein MSKPNATNLATLGLDDLRDLVAALLERVALLEAENAALRDEIARLKGLKGRPKIKPSGMAAKAGTSTATGKRGGKGKRGGSSKASRRVPVVSEEQKLGVEAPPGSRFKGYEDFVVQDLRLESRVIRYRQERWMTPDGRTVTAPLPQGLCGHFGPELVRFIILQHVQGQVTTERLTAMLNEIGIVISKCQVIRLLNNDPGDLHDEATELFRAGLESAKWITVDDTGARHGAKNGFTTQIGDDRFTHFATTFSKSRVNFLELLRAGHGGYVLNDDAFSYMRKHALAGSVIARLEAHDTRTFADRGAFSAHLGELGIDQLDVHPDPVKIATEAALWGSIHHHGLLNDTVIVSDGAGQFRVGQHALCWVHAERLIHKLVGFNESQRRAIDLLRQLVWWFYADLKAYKQAPQRSRAAQLRARFDRIFKRKTGFATLDRLLARLHARKPELLLVLDRPEIPLHTNGSENDIRCHVTKRKISGGTWSDAGRQARDTLLGCMKTCQKLDVSFFQLLGHRLAVPYTTEIPPLAQLVTAAKV; encoded by the coding sequence ATGTCCAAGCCCAATGCCACCAACCTCGCCACACTCGGCCTTGATGATCTCCGCGATTTGGTTGCGGCGCTGCTGGAGCGCGTCGCTTTGCTGGAGGCGGAGAATGCAGCATTGCGGGATGAGATTGCCCGGCTCAAGGGGCTGAAAGGGCGGCCGAAGATCAAACCGTCGGGGATGGCAGCGAAGGCCGGAACATCGACGGCCACAGGCAAGCGAGGCGGCAAGGGCAAGCGGGGTGGTTCGTCGAAGGCCAGCCGGCGGGTTCCTGTGGTGAGCGAGGAGCAGAAGCTCGGGGTTGAGGCGCCGCCCGGCTCGCGGTTCAAGGGGTATGAGGATTTTGTCGTGCAGGATCTGCGGCTGGAGAGCCGGGTGATCCGCTATCGCCAGGAGCGCTGGATGACGCCGGACGGGCGAACGGTGACAGCGCCGTTGCCCCAGGGCTTGTGCGGGCATTTCGGGCCTGAACTGGTGCGGTTCATCATTCTGCAGCACGTCCAGGGCCAGGTCACGACGGAACGCTTGACGGCGATGCTGAACGAGATCGGCATCGTCATTTCCAAGTGCCAGGTCATCCGGCTGTTGAACAATGATCCAGGCGATTTGCATGACGAGGCCACGGAGCTGTTCCGCGCCGGTCTCGAGAGCGCGAAATGGATCACCGTCGATGACACCGGCGCCCGGCATGGCGCCAAAAACGGCTTCACCACCCAGATCGGCGATGACCGCTTCACCCACTTCGCGACGACGTTTTCCAAGAGCCGGGTGAATTTTCTCGAACTGCTGCGCGCCGGTCATGGCGGTTATGTCCTCAATGACGACGCCTTCAGCTACATGCGCAAACATGCGCTGGCGGGCTCCGTGATCGCCCGGCTGGAGGCGCATGACACCAGGACATTCGCCGATCGCGGCGCCTTCTCGGCCCATCTGGGCGAACTCGGTATCGATCAACTCGATGTTCACCCCGACCCGGTCAAAATCGCCACCGAGGCCGCACTGTGGGGCAGCATCCACCACCACGGTCTGCTGAACGATACCGTCATCGTCTCCGATGGCGCCGGACAGTTCCGCGTCGGCCAACATGCACTCTGTTGGGTTCATGCCGAGCGCCTGATCCACAAGCTCGTCGGCTTCAATGAAAGCCAAAGACGTGCCATCGATCTCCTCCGCCAGCTCGTCTGGTGGTTCTACGCCGATCTCAAGGCTTACAAACAAGCCCCGCAAAGGTCGCGAGCTGCCCAGCTCCGTGCCCGCTTCGACCGCATCTTCAAGCGCAAGACCGGTTTCGCCACCCTCGATCGCCTGCTCGCACGCCTGCATGCCCGCAAACCGGAACTCCTCCTGGTCCTCGACCGACCCGAAATCCCCCTGCACACCAACGGCTCGGAAAACGACATCCGCTGCCACGTCACCAAACGCAAGATCTCCGGCGGCACCTGGTCCGATGCCGGCCGTCAGGCACGCGATACCCTGCTCGGCTGCATGAAAACCTGCCAGAAACTCGACGTCTCCTTCTTCCAGCTCCTCGGCCACCGACTCGCCGTACCATACACGACAGAAATCCCACCACTCGCCCAGCTCGTCACCGCCGCCAAGGTCTGA
- a CDS encoding helix-turn-helix transcriptional regulator, translating to MNEMVTITREEYDRLHAAAEDLADLRAYDRAKDALAAGEDELIPESYANRLLDGESPLRVYRDLRGMTQAVLAKQASVNRVTVAEIETGRKRGSIATLRRLATALDVSLDDLTG from the coding sequence ATGAACGAGATGGTAACGATCACCCGCGAGGAATATGATCGCCTGCACGCCGCAGCCGAAGATCTTGCCGACCTGCGGGCCTATGACCGTGCAAAAGACGCGCTGGCCGCCGGCGAGGACGAACTGATCCCCGAGAGCTATGCAAACCGCCTGCTCGACGGCGAAAGCCCGCTTCGCGTGTATCGTGACCTGCGCGGCATGACCCAGGCCGTTCTCGCCAAACAAGCCAGCGTAAACCGCGTCACCGTCGCCGAGATCGAGACCGGACGCAAAAGGGGCTCCATCGCCACCCTGCGACGTCTGGCAACGGCTCTGGACGTTTCACTGGACGATCTGACCGGGTAG
- a CDS encoding DMT family transporter yields MLKGASLGIALMLAVQVVMPMNDAVAKYLVATLPAIQVAWARFFFNSVFIVPYAFACRGRPGLTVRNPGLQVLRGLLIIAGNLTFILGIRYVPLADALATVFIAPLAVTAASAPILGERITPAHWIAVTIGFAGALVIVRPGAGSFQLAGLLPLCSGLLFAAYLVLTRWLVRGSSPVATQAVTALVGAITLSMAAPFVWQPVTAWNFLLMVTVGLLSSIGHVMMTVAHVHAEASTLAPLTYLALISATILGFVIFGDLPDIWTIIGAAIVIGSGLFVTLSRRHRQDRP; encoded by the coding sequence TTGTTGAAGGGCGCATCGCTTGGGATAGCCCTGATGCTGGCCGTTCAGGTGGTCATGCCGATGAACGATGCGGTGGCCAAATATCTCGTCGCCACCCTGCCTGCCATTCAGGTGGCTTGGGCACGGTTCTTCTTCAACTCGGTGTTCATCGTCCCCTACGCCTTCGCATGCCGCGGGCGGCCCGGGCTGACCGTACGCAATCCCGGCCTGCAGGTATTGCGCGGGCTGCTGATCATCGCCGGCAATCTGACCTTCATCCTCGGTATACGCTATGTGCCGCTGGCCGATGCTCTGGCGACGGTATTCATTGCACCTCTGGCCGTGACGGCTGCATCGGCGCCCATTCTGGGCGAACGCATCACCCCAGCGCACTGGATTGCCGTCACGATCGGTTTTGCCGGCGCGCTCGTCATCGTCCGTCCCGGCGCCGGCAGTTTCCAGCTTGCCGGCCTGCTGCCGTTGTGCTCCGGGTTGCTGTTTGCCGCCTATCTGGTCCTCACCCGATGGCTGGTGCGAGGTTCCTCGCCGGTGGCGACGCAGGCCGTGACCGCGCTGGTGGGTGCCATCACCCTGTCGATGGCGGCCCCTTTCGTCTGGCAACCGGTGACGGCCTGGAACTTTCTGCTCATGGTAACCGTCGGCCTGCTGTCAAGTATCGGCCACGTCATGATGACTGTCGCTCATGTTCACGCCGAGGCCTCGACATTGGCGCCACTCACCTATCTCGCCTTGATCAGCGCAACGATTTTGGGTTTCGTCATCTTTGGCGATCTGCCAGATATCTGGACGATCATTGGTGCGGCAATCGTCATCGGCAGTGGACTGTTTGTGACCCTGTCACGCCGGCATCGACAGGATCGGCCATGA
- a CDS encoding type II toxin-antitoxin system RelE/ParE family toxin: MKQISYTKAAIRALRRMPANTSKLVRSKIEAYASDPASRSSNVKPLKGREGVRLRVGDWRVIMDDRGHVLAVLDIGPRGDIYD, from the coding sequence ATGAAGCAGATCAGCTACACCAAGGCGGCGATCCGGGCGTTGCGCAGGATGCCTGCGAACACCTCGAAGCTGGTCCGTTCCAAGATCGAGGCCTATGCAAGCGATCCGGCCTCTCGATCCAGCAATGTCAAACCGCTGAAGGGGCGTGAAGGTGTCAGGCTTCGGGTTGGTGACTGGCGGGTCATCATGGATGATCGGGGCCATGTTCTGGCCGTGCTGGATATCGGTCCCCGCGGCGACATTTACGACTGA
- a CDS encoding site-specific integrase: protein MVKTPHLRARGRRGASVRFYWEPSPSLARLGFKCTRLSDDRARAVVEAQEINAEVDEYRHKLARGMFDGARAGTIRALIAFYKSHDDFQLLADATKRDYARNLDLIAKKLGDVMAAQITPVIVQELKRAWSATPSQANHICRVFRLLLSFAKRQGMIRQNPALGFRQYRESPRHSVWTHDEERRFLAVCGPELALVYMLAISTAQRQGDILALPWSACHDGLITLKQAKTGQKMEIPITARLGKVLEEAPRVSPVICTRNGRPWKVDHFRHMFKAAMVRARIEGRTFHDLRRTAVVRMAEAGCTIPEIASLSGHQLETTSRIIETYLPRNRRLAQAAVAKLEQWRPEPE from the coding sequence ATGGTGAAAACGCCCCACCTCCGGGCACGAGGAAGGCGCGGCGCTAGCGTCCGGTTCTACTGGGAGCCGAGCCCCAGTCTTGCCCGGCTGGGCTTCAAATGCACCCGCCTGTCCGACGATCGCGCCCGCGCCGTCGTCGAGGCGCAGGAGATCAACGCCGAAGTCGACGAGTATCGGCACAAGCTGGCACGCGGCATGTTCGACGGTGCAAGAGCCGGAACCATCCGCGCGCTGATCGCCTTCTACAAGAGCCATGACGATTTCCAGCTTCTGGCCGACGCGACGAAACGGGACTATGCGCGCAATCTCGACCTTATCGCCAAGAAGCTCGGCGACGTGATGGCTGCGCAGATCACGCCGGTGATCGTGCAGGAACTCAAGCGGGCCTGGTCGGCGACACCCTCGCAGGCCAATCACATCTGCCGTGTATTCCGCCTGCTGCTGAGCTTCGCCAAGCGGCAGGGCATGATCCGCCAGAACCCGGCACTGGGCTTCCGCCAGTACCGGGAATCGCCGCGCCATTCGGTGTGGACGCATGACGAGGAACGGCGGTTTCTGGCGGTTTGCGGGCCGGAACTGGCGCTGGTCTACATGCTGGCGATCAGCACCGCCCAGCGGCAGGGCGATATCCTCGCCTTGCCCTGGTCGGCCTGCCACGACGGGCTGATCACCCTCAAACAGGCGAAGACCGGCCAGAAGATGGAAATTCCGATCACCGCCCGGCTCGGCAAGGTGCTGGAAGAAGCGCCACGCGTGTCGCCGGTGATCTGTACGCGCAACGGCCGCCCGTGGAAGGTCGACCACTTCCGCCATATGTTCAAGGCAGCGATGGTCAGGGCGCGGATCGAGGGCCGCACCTTCCACGATCTGCGGCGCACGGCGGTGGTCCGCATGGCCGAGGCCGGATGCACCATCCCGGAAATCGCCAGCCTGAGCGGGCACCAGCTCGAAACCACGAGCCGGATCATCGAGACCTATCTGCCGCGCAACCGACGTCTCGCCCAGGCGGCCGTCGCCAAGCTCGAGCAATGGCGGCCGGAGCCGGAATAG
- a CDS encoding helix-turn-helix transcriptional regulator, whose translation MTADELRTALDELSLTQSSAARRWGVDIRTIQRWCSGERAIPSTVEKLVALELGLDPVRIAELNGERRRRGSAA comes from the coding sequence GTGACAGCCGATGAGCTGCGGACCGCGCTCGACGAGCTTTCATTGACGCAATCGTCGGCCGCCCGCCGCTGGGGCGTCGATATCCGCACGATCCAGCGGTGGTGTTCCGGCGAGCGGGCGATCCCGTCGACGGTAGAAAAACTTGTCGCGCTGGAACTCGGGCTCGATCCCGTGCGTATCGCGGAACTGAACGGTGAACGGCGGCGCCGAGGCAGCGCCGCCTGA
- a CDS encoding ATP-dependent helicase, producing the protein MSLADSAYRGTPKPGQFIELRNRRWLVDATDDTDPTFPIVHVSCVDDDAQSESLSVLWDAEIDAKIASEETWDAFSANATDDPETFAAFLRTLQWRTASAADRSLFQAPFRAGIRLEDYQLAPLSKGLRLPRVNLLIADDVGLGKTVEAGLVLRELLLRRRIDFVVVAAPPSMTLQWQDELESKFGLSFTMVDRDRLAELRRSRGFGVNPWATGSRFLVSHRLLTDETYTSGLRDLLGEFRPRSLLILDEAHHAAPASASRYAVDSQFTRAMRELVHRFEHRLFLTATPHNGHSNSFSALLEMLDPQRFTRGVKVGPGDLEPIMVRRLKSDLRRLGKSFPERVVEPIVLRGLPGDAPELKLAQMLASYQDLREERIVLLGERQAGQSRLIFSGLQQRLLSSVAAFAKTLAKHRTTLAGAVEDRRGIIEEAARAFAKHRQELEEVVDADEEERLERLIEHDDDEAVEQATRFGMQEIEQQALARELAAVDAMLDVARMAATGHDARIRWLLGWVRDHCLNGERWNDRRLILFTEFEDTRRWLERCLIAGLAGTDNLGERIGVFSGATSIERREEIKQQFNADPAEAPLRILICTDAAREGINLQTRCADLVHIDLPWNPARLEQRNGRIDRKLQPAKQVFCRYFRYEQRPEDAVLEALVKKTELIEHQLGSFGQVIAERVHDRLATGGIRRADAARLAREIGGEQDDERLTLVRTEMDDTEDRRLDRVKNEIDRLRRTLGESKKKVGIDRDQLMGVTAVALKRAAFDLGEAEGEPVGDVQSFALDPEHRAFHDSGWQEAFDDLRERRRRRGEPVNLWRSRAPLRRIAFEPPVLPDDRNADHVVQVHLEHRLVRRLLGRFLSQGFQSGLNRATVIVGTGSQPRIILLGRVALYGPGAARLHEEILPVTAIWREAERGKRALTALGSHGQETTLDQLSDALTHARKPSQSAIDRALTFLHQDVEDLLPSLHAKADAAIEKARVMLEHRGEEEAKSLATLLDQQRQRILKAESGFDDRQRELFDVDARQQAQLRADRRAWMTRLERISKELETEPQRIRDGYQIKAERREPVGVVYLWPATA; encoded by the coding sequence ATGTCACTGGCTGATAGCGCCTATCGAGGCACCCCCAAACCCGGCCAGTTCATCGAGCTTCGCAATCGCAGGTGGCTCGTCGATGCAACCGACGACACTGATCCAACCTTCCCGATCGTCCATGTGTCGTGCGTGGATGACGATGCTCAGAGCGAATCGCTGTCAGTTCTTTGGGATGCCGAAATCGACGCGAAAATCGCTTCCGAGGAAACCTGGGACGCGTTCAGCGCTAACGCGACCGATGATCCGGAGACTTTTGCCGCCTTTTTGCGGACGCTGCAATGGCGCACCGCCAGCGCCGCGGATCGCTCGCTGTTCCAGGCGCCGTTTCGCGCAGGTATCCGGTTGGAGGACTATCAACTCGCTCCGCTGTCCAAGGGACTGAGGCTGCCGCGGGTCAATCTCCTGATCGCCGACGATGTCGGTCTGGGCAAGACCGTCGAGGCCGGGCTCGTGTTGCGCGAACTGCTTCTGCGCCGCCGGATCGACTTTGTCGTCGTCGCTGCACCGCCCTCAATGACGCTGCAGTGGCAGGACGAGCTTGAGAGCAAGTTCGGCCTCAGCTTCACCATGGTCGATCGCGACCGCCTGGCCGAACTTCGCCGCAGTCGCGGTTTCGGGGTCAATCCCTGGGCGACGGGTTCACGCTTTCTCGTCTCGCACCGTTTGCTCACCGACGAGACCTACACCTCGGGCTTACGGGATCTTTTAGGCGAGTTCCGGCCGCGTTCGCTGCTTATCCTCGACGAGGCCCACCACGCCGCCCCTGCGAGTGCCTCGCGCTATGCGGTCGACAGTCAGTTTACCCGCGCCATGCGAGAACTGGTTCACCGCTTCGAACATCGCCTGTTCTTGACTGCCACACCGCACAACGGTCATTCCAACAGCTTCTCGGCCCTATTGGAGATGCTCGACCCCCAGCGCTTTACCCGCGGCGTCAAGGTCGGACCCGGCGATCTGGAGCCAATAATGGTCCGGCGGCTCAAATCGGATTTGCGTCGGCTCGGCAAGAGTTTCCCCGAGCGCGTGGTGGAACCCATCGTGCTACGCGGGCTGCCGGGCGATGCACCCGAGCTAAAGCTTGCTCAGATGCTGGCCAGTTACCAGGACCTGCGCGAAGAGCGCATCGTGTTGCTCGGCGAGCGCCAAGCTGGACAGTCTCGCCTGATCTTCTCTGGCCTGCAGCAGCGCCTGCTCTCTTCGGTTGCCGCTTTTGCCAAAACGCTCGCCAAGCACCGCACGACGCTCGCCGGTGCCGTTGAGGACCGCCGTGGCATCATCGAGGAGGCAGCCCGTGCTTTTGCCAAGCATCGTCAGGAACTCGAGGAGGTAGTGGACGCGGACGAGGAAGAACGACTGGAACGACTGATCGAGCATGACGACGATGAGGCTGTCGAACAGGCGACCCGGTTTGGCATGCAAGAAATCGAGCAGCAAGCGTTGGCCCGCGAGCTGGCTGCCGTCGACGCGATGCTGGACGTCGCCAGGATGGCCGCGACCGGCCACGATGCGCGCATCCGCTGGCTGCTTGGTTGGGTACGCGATCACTGTCTCAACGGCGAACGATGGAACGACCGCCGTCTGATTCTCTTTACCGAGTTTGAGGACACGCGGCGATGGCTTGAGCGCTGCCTCATCGCTGGTCTCGCCGGGACCGACAACCTGGGCGAGCGCATCGGTGTCTTTTCCGGCGCGACCTCGATCGAACGTCGCGAGGAGATCAAACAGCAATTCAATGCCGACCCTGCAGAAGCGCCCCTTCGCATCCTGATCTGCACCGATGCCGCGCGCGAGGGCATCAATCTGCAGACCCGCTGCGCCGACCTCGTCCATATCGATCTGCCCTGGAATCCCGCGCGCCTCGAACAGCGCAACGGCCGCATCGACCGCAAGCTACAGCCGGCCAAACAGGTTTTCTGCCGCTATTTCCGGTACGAGCAGCGCCCCGAGGACGCCGTTCTGGAGGCACTGGTCAAAAAGACCGAGCTCATCGAACACCAACTCGGTTCCTTCGGCCAGGTCATAGCCGAGCGCGTCCACGACCGGCTCGCTACAGGGGGCATTCGTCGCGCCGATGCCGCCCGGCTTGCCCGCGAGATCGGCGGTGAGCAGGATGATGAGCGGCTGACTCTGGTTCGCACCGAGATGGATGATACCGAGGACAGGCGCCTCGACCGTGTCAAGAATGAGATCGACCGACTGCGCAGGACGCTCGGCGAGAGCAAGAAGAAGGTTGGAATTGACCGGGATCAGCTCATGGGAGTCACTGCAGTCGCTCTCAAGCGTGCTGCTTTCGACCTGGGCGAGGCTGAAGGCGAGCCTGTTGGTGACGTTCAAAGCTTCGCTCTCGACCCCGAGCACCGTGCCTTTCACGACAGCGGCTGGCAGGAAGCATTCGACGATCTCAGGGAACGCCGCCGGCGCCGTGGCGAACCCGTCAACCTCTGGCGCAGCCGCGCACCTTTGCGCCGCATCGCGTTCGAGCCCCCCGTGCTGCCCGATGACCGGAATGCCGATCACGTCGTCCAGGTTCACCTCGAACACCGCCTGGTGCGCCGTCTCTTGGGCCGCTTTCTCAGCCAAGGGTTTCAAAGCGGGCTGAATCGCGCCACGGTGATCGTCGGTACCGGTAGCCAGCCACGCATCATCCTGCTCGGCCGTGTCGCCCTCTACGGCCCGGGCGCCGCAAGGCTGCACGAGGAAATCCTGCCGGTCACCGCAATCTGGCGCGAGGCCGAGCGCGGCAAGCGCGCACTCACGGCACTGGGCTCGCACGGACAGGAGACGACCCTCGATCAGCTCTCCGATGCGCTCACCCATGCCCGCAAGCCGTCGCAAAGCGCCATCGATCGCGCCCTGACCTTCCTCCATCAGGATGTCGAGGACTTGCTGCCAAGCCTCCATGCCAAAGCCGACGCCGCCATCGAGAAAGCCAGGGTCATGCTCGAACACCGGGGTGAGGAAGAGGCGAAATCGCTGGCCACCCTGCTTGACCAGCAGCGTCAGCGTATTCTCAAAGCCGAAAGTGGCTTCGACGATCGCCAGCGTGAGCTGTTCGACGTTGACGCTCGCCAGCAGGCTCAATTGCGCGCCGACCGCAGGGCATGGATGACCCGATTGGAACGCATTTCAAAAGAACTCGAAACCGAGCCCCAACGCATCCGCGATGGCTACCAGATCAAGGCGGAACGCCGGGAGCCCGTTGGCGTCGTCTATCTCTGGCCTGCAACAGCATGA